Proteins encoded in a region of the Streptomyces sp. NBC_00310 genome:
- a CDS encoding ROK family transcriptional regulator, whose translation MSAPLHEAHPSGSGRRLPDNQQGMRRRNLSRVMHTVNAEGPLSRAAVASRIGLTRAAVSTLVDELIRSGLLEELGPERPGRVGRPGSALALSGRGPAGIGAEIGVDHLAVCAVDLRGEVRARAVRHGTNRGRAPEPVIEELAELVRGVVADAEDEGLWPAGLAVAVPGLVASDARTVVRAPNLDWHDTDLGALLPGGLPVTVDNEANFGGLAELWLGDGTPPDFLHVSAEIGIGGAVVVDGRLLRGTRGFAGELGHIPVRPEGPDCACGGRGCLEQYAGEEAVLRAAGLEPGEHRVEFLAERAAAGDQDVHRALRGAGTALGIALTGAVNLLDPETVVLGGALAALAPWLLPSLERELARRTAGPACAVTVSRLGSEGPLLGAAHSVVRGVLDDPATVGVRP comes from the coding sequence ATGAGCGCACCGCTGCACGAAGCCCACCCGAGCGGCTCGGGCCGTCGCCTGCCCGACAACCAGCAGGGCATGCGCCGCCGCAACCTCTCCCGGGTCATGCACACCGTCAACGCCGAGGGACCACTGTCCCGGGCCGCCGTCGCCTCGCGGATCGGTCTGACCCGGGCCGCCGTGTCGACCCTGGTGGACGAGCTGATCCGCTCGGGACTCCTGGAGGAGCTGGGCCCCGAGCGCCCCGGCCGGGTCGGACGGCCCGGCTCGGCGCTCGCCCTCAGCGGACGCGGCCCCGCCGGCATCGGCGCGGAGATCGGTGTCGACCACCTCGCGGTCTGCGCCGTGGATCTGCGCGGTGAGGTACGGGCTCGGGCGGTGCGGCACGGCACCAACCGCGGCCGGGCGCCCGAGCCTGTCATCGAGGAGCTGGCCGAGCTCGTCCGAGGGGTCGTCGCCGACGCGGAGGACGAGGGCTTGTGGCCCGCGGGGCTCGCGGTCGCCGTGCCCGGGCTCGTGGCGAGCGACGCCCGGACCGTGGTCCGTGCCCCCAACCTCGACTGGCACGACACGGACCTGGGCGCCCTGCTGCCCGGCGGCCTGCCGGTGACCGTGGACAACGAGGCCAACTTCGGCGGCCTCGCGGAACTCTGGCTCGGGGACGGCACACCGCCCGACTTCCTGCACGTCTCCGCGGAGATCGGCATCGGTGGCGCGGTCGTCGTGGACGGTCGACTGCTCCGCGGAACGCGCGGTTTCGCGGGCGAGTTGGGGCACATTCCCGTACGACCGGAGGGCCCCGACTGCGCGTGCGGGGGACGCGGCTGTCTGGAGCAGTACGCCGGTGAGGAGGCCGTGCTGCGGGCGGCCGGACTGGAACCGGGAGAGCACCGTGTCGAGTTCCTCGCCGAGCGGGCCGCCGCCGGTGACCAGGATGTGCACCGGGCCCTGCGCGGCGCCGGCACGGCGCTCGGTATCGCGCTGACCGGCGCGGTGAATCTGCTGGACCCGGAGACCGTGGTGCTGGGCGGCGCCCTGGCCGCCCTCGCGCCCTGGCTGCTGCCTTCGCTGGAGCGGGAGCTGGCGCGGCGGACCGCCGGTCCGGCCTGCGCCGTGACCGTGTCCCGGCTGGGCTCCGAAGGACCGCTGCTGGGCGCGGCCCACTCGGTGGTGCGGGGTGTGCTGGACGATCCGGCGACGGTCGGCGTACGACCGTAG
- a CDS encoding N-acetylmuramoyl-L-alanine amidase — MERARPLPSRRRLLQGTALAAIPYALLPNPRAGAHSPAVDYAHGRWEPASAANYTAADRPTGQPVDLLIIHVTQTTYKNTLPVFWNPAKQVSAHYVLRSADGRVTQCVRERDIAWHAGNWDYNARSIGIEHEGWIDRPEYFTGAMYEQSAALASAICDKYAIPKDRAHIIGHYEVPGTDHTDPGPHWDWDRYIRLVNAA, encoded by the coding sequence ATGGAGCGAGCCAGGCCGTTGCCGAGCAGGCGACGGCTGTTGCAGGGCACCGCCCTCGCCGCGATCCCCTACGCGTTGCTCCCGAACCCCCGGGCCGGCGCCCACTCGCCGGCCGTCGACTACGCGCACGGCCGGTGGGAGCCGGCGAGCGCGGCCAACTACACCGCGGCCGACCGCCCGACCGGCCAGCCCGTCGATCTGCTGATCATCCATGTGACGCAGACGACGTACAAGAACACCCTGCCCGTCTTCTGGAACCCGGCGAAGCAGGTCTCCGCGCACTACGTGCTCCGGTCGGCCGACGGACGGGTCACCCAGTGCGTCCGCGAGCGCGACATCGCCTGGCACGCGGGCAACTGGGACTACAACGCGCGGAGCATAGGTATCGAGCACGAGGGCTGGATCGACCGGCCCGAGTACTTCACCGGTGCCATGTACGAGCAGTCTGCGGCGCTCGCCTCGGCGATCTGCGACAAGTACGCCATACCGAAGGACCGCGCCCACATCATCGGCCACTACGAGGTGCCGGGCACCGACCACACCGATCCAGGACCGCACTGGGACTGGGATCGCTACATACGCCTGGTCAACGCCGCCTGA
- a CDS encoding GAF domain-containing protein, translating to MTDPWVALEPGADPVERVRVLRRAHEAFTQQGTMARPVRSVVADSWRRSARAGVGPEGTACVELTDGDLGSYRAEHPLARVMPLVRELLGTFASDGEHLLAVCDAQGRLLWVEGDATTKRRADRMNFVPGARWAESAVGTNAPGTAVAVDRPVQVFAAEHFIRRVQPWTCAAAPVHDPRTGRVLGAVDITGGDGLAHPHSLGFVQAVARAAESQLALLTPPGASADALELAALGRDEAQLLVGGRKIRLSPRHSEILVLLARHPEGLSGDELLCALYEDESVTPVTLRAELARLRRLLGPGLLGSRPYRLTLPVESDVAVVERRLETGAVTAAVSAYRGPLLPGSQAPAVVRLRHRLADGLRTALIARRDPDLLADWSHCPWGEDDLDVWRALAAVRPAPAVWSRLRELESELSAPPGWEHFRGP from the coding sequence TTGACCGATCCATGGGTGGCTCTGGAGCCGGGAGCCGATCCCGTCGAGCGCGTGCGGGTGCTGCGCCGCGCGCATGAGGCGTTCACGCAGCAGGGCACGATGGCGCGACCGGTGCGTTCCGTCGTGGCGGACTCGTGGCGGCGTTCGGCGAGGGCTGGTGTCGGGCCGGAGGGCACCGCGTGCGTGGAACTGACGGACGGCGACCTCGGTTCCTACCGCGCGGAGCATCCGCTGGCCCGGGTGATGCCGTTGGTCCGCGAGTTGCTGGGCACGTTCGCGTCGGACGGCGAGCATCTGCTGGCCGTGTGCGACGCACAGGGCAGGCTGCTGTGGGTGGAGGGGGACGCGACGACCAAACGGAGAGCGGACCGGATGAACTTCGTACCGGGGGCGCGTTGGGCGGAGTCCGCGGTCGGGACGAACGCGCCGGGCACCGCGGTCGCCGTGGACCGGCCCGTGCAGGTGTTCGCGGCCGAGCACTTCATTAGGCGGGTGCAACCGTGGACGTGCGCGGCGGCGCCGGTGCACGATCCGCGCACCGGGCGGGTGCTCGGCGCGGTCGACATCACCGGCGGCGACGGCCTGGCGCATCCGCACAGCCTCGGCTTCGTGCAGGCGGTGGCCCGGGCAGCCGAGTCCCAGCTCGCCCTGCTCACCCCGCCCGGGGCTTCGGCCGACGCGCTCGAACTGGCCGCTCTGGGGCGCGACGAGGCCCAACTCCTCGTCGGGGGGCGGAAGATCAGGCTCAGCCCTCGGCACAGCGAGATCCTGGTGCTGCTCGCCCGACACCCGGAGGGTCTCTCCGGCGACGAGTTGCTGTGCGCACTGTACGAGGACGAGTCGGTGACGCCGGTGACACTGCGGGCCGAACTGGCGCGGCTGCGTCGCCTGCTCGGGCCGGGGCTGCTCGGGTCGCGGCCGTATCGGCTCACCCTTCCGGTCGAGTCCGACGTGGCGGTCGTGGAACGGAGGCTGGAGACGGGCGCGGTGACGGCGGCCGTGTCGGCGTACCGGGGTCCGCTGCTGCCGGGTTCGCAGGCGCCGGCCGTCGTACGGCTGCGACACAGGCTCGCCGACGGACTGCGCACCGCCCTGATAGCACGCCGCGATCCCGATCTCCTGGCGGACTGGTCGCACTGCCCCTGGGGCGAGGACGACCTGGACGTGTGGCGAGCGCTCGCGGCCGTACGACCGGCACCGGCCGTATGGTCCCGGTTGCGCGAGTTGGAGTCGGAGCTGTCGGCACCACCGGGGTGGGAGCATTTTCGGGGCCCCTGA